A window of Ictidomys tridecemlineatus isolate mIctTri1 chromosome 15, mIctTri1.hap1, whole genome shotgun sequence contains these coding sequences:
- the Dbp gene encoding D site-binding protein isoform X2: MARPLSDRTPAPLLLGGPAGVPPGGGALLGLRSLLQGTSKPKEPASCLLKEKERKAAPPATTVPGPGLETAGPVDAPAGSTGGGGSPRGRPAAAVPGPGLLAPLLWERTLPFGDVEYVDLDAFLLEHGLPPSPPPPGGPSPAPSPARTPAPSPGPGSCGSASPRSSPGHAPARAALGAAGGHRAGLTSRDTPSPVDPDTVEVLMTFEPDPADLALSSIPGHETFDPRRHRFSEEELKPQPIMKKARKIQVPEEQKCPSTPPLPGREVLEPTVQEQ; encoded by the exons ATGGCGCGGCCTCTGAGCGACAGGACCCCGGCCCCCCTGCTGCTGGGCGGCCCGGCGGGGGTGCCCCCTGGTGGGGGCGCGCTGCTTGGGCTTCGGAGCCTTCTGCAGGGGACCAGCAAGCCCAAAGAGCCGGCCAGCT GTCTCCTGAAGGAAAAGGAGCGCAAGGCGGCTCCGCCCGCAACTACCGTCCCCGGGCCCGGCCTGGAGACTGCGGGCCCGGTAGATGCCCCAGCTGGGTCGACAGGGGGCGGCGGGTCCCCGCGGGGGCGGCCGGCGGCGGCGGTGCCTGGCCCGGGTCTGTTGGCGCCGCTGCTGTGGGAGCGCACGCTGCCTTTCGGGGACGTGGAGTACGTGGACCTGGACGCCTTCCTGCTGGAGCACGGGCTCCCGCCCAGCCCGCCGCCCCCGGGTGGCCCGTCGCCGGCGCCGTCGCCCGCGCGCACGCCCGCACCCTCCCCGGGGCCGGGGTCCTGCGGCTCGGCCTCCCCTCGCTCTTCGCCCGGGCACGCCCCCGCCCGGGCTGCCTTGGGGGCCGCCGGCGGCCACCGCGCAG GGCTGACCTCTCGGGACACACCCAGTCCTGTGGACCCAGACACGGTGGAGGTGCTGATGACCTTTGAACCAGACCCAGCTGATCTTGCCCTGTCAAGCATTCCAGGCCATGAGACCTTTGACCCCCGGAGACACCGTTTCTCAGAGGAGGAACTTAAGCCCCAGCCAATCATGAAGAAGGCAAGGAAAATTCAGGTGCCAGAAGAGCAGAAG TGCCCTTCCACCCCTCCACTCCCAGGACGAGAAGTATTGGAGCCGACGGTACAAGAACAATGA